A single window of Aphidius gifuensis isolate YNYX2018 linkage group LG1, ASM1490517v1, whole genome shotgun sequence DNA harbors:
- the LOC122847910 gene encoding NADH dehydrogenase [ubiquinone] 1 alpha subcomplex subunit 5 — translation MAFYQCVCLETPECLDNSAAAAEVADESTLLTGLAVSKLPRRTLGNLYAKILRSLEKCPAESAYRKNVESIVKERAAIVKSTEDVAKIENKIGCGQVEELILQAENELLLTRRMINWKPWEATIQPPKHQWVWPPHK, via the exons ATGGC ATTTTATCAATGTGTCTGCTTGGAAACACCTGAATGCCTTGATAATTCTGCTGCTGCTGCAGAGGTTGCTGATGAG TCAACATTGTTAACTGGATTAGCTGTTTCTAAACTTCCTCGTCGTACACTTGGAAATTTATATGCTAAAATTCTTCGTTCATTGGAAAAATGTCCAGCTGAATCAGCCTAcagaaaaaatgttgaatcaATTGTCAAAGAACGAGCTGCAATAGTTAAATCT ACTGAAGATGTTGCAAaaattgagaataaaattGGATGTGGTCAAGTTGAAGAATTGATCCTTCAGGCTGAAAATGAATTACTTCTTACTCGTCGAATGATCAACTGGAAGCCTTGGGAAGCAACAATTCAACCACCCAAGCACCAATGGGTTTGGCCACcacacaaataa
- the LOC122847911 gene encoding probable ATP-dependent RNA helicase DDX27: MKQHGKKKKAESTGKTLAYLLPILERLLYLSSNSPAVTRVLILVPTRKLVGGLDLQVQEAMLLENLDIVIATPGRLIGHIKEREGDREAVLAASICRTFHDHTYYLVY, translated from the exons ATGAAGCAAcatggaaaaaagaaaaaagctgaaa gtACTGGAAAAACATTAGCCTACTTGTTACCAATACTTGAACGTTTGTTATACCTATCATCAAACAGTCCAGCAGTAACAAGAGTATTAATATTAGTACCAACACGTAAACTTG TTGGTGGTCTTGATTTACAAGTTCAAGAAGCAATGCTACTTGAAAATCTAGATATTGTTATTGCAACACCTGGTAGATTGATTGGTCATATTAAAGAACGTGAGGGTGATCGTGAGGCAGTTTTAGCAGCATCAATATGTCGTACATTTCATGATCATACATATTACTTGGTTTATTGA
- the LOC122847461 gene encoding 40S ribosomal protein S5, translating to MVEETYEAAVVSTENTETMPMPTLASSSELLEIKLFGRWPCEDVTVSDISLQDYIAVKEKNARYLPHSAGRYAAKRFRKAQCPIVERLTNSLMMHGRNNGKKLMAVRIVKHSFEIIHLLTGENPLQVLVTAIINSGPREDSTRIGRAGTVRRQAVDVSPLRRVNQAIWLLCTGAREAAFRNIKTIAECLADELINAAKGSSNSYAIKKKDELERVAKSNR from the exons atgGTGGAAGAAACGTATGAGGCTGCGGTGGTATCCACTGAAAATACCGAAACAATGCCAATGCCAACATTGGCATCATCATCTGAATTACTTGAAATTAAGTTGTTCGGACGTTGGCCCTGTGAGGATGTCACAGTAAGTGACATTTCACTTCAGGATTATATTGCTGTTAAGGAAAAAAATGCTCGTTACTTGCCTCATTCTGCTGGTCGTTATGCTGCTAAACGATTCAGAAAGGCACAATGTCCAATTGTCGAAAGATTGACAAATTCATTGATGATGCATGGTCGTAACAATGGCAAAAAATTAATGGCTGTAAGAATTGTTAAACATTCTTTTGAAATCATCCATTTGTTGACTGGTGAAAACCCACttcag GTTTTGGTCACAGCTATTATCAATTCAGGACCACGTGAAGACTCAACACGTATTGGTCGTGCTGGTACTGTTCGTCGTCAAGCTGTTGACGTTTCACCACTTCGTCGTGTCAATCAGGCAATCTGGTTATTATGCACTGGTGCAAGAGAAGCAGCATTCCGTAATATCAAGACAATTGCTGAATGTCTCGCTGATGAGTTGATCAATGCCGCTAAAGGATCATCAAACTCATATGCTATCAAGAAAAAGGATGAACTTGAACGTGTTGCTAAATCTAACCGTTAA